The DNA segment AGACAAACCCTAAGACAAGTCATTGTTTTTTATTGGATATTCAGATTGCGTTAAAGGATACAAGTTCTTTTGTCCTAGTAGCGGGAGCAAAACTGTATTATCCATGAATGTCATGTTTTTGGAGCTTGATGTGGCAGACCCCATTGATCCATTTAATGGTTTTGATATTGAGTCACCTAAGACTATCTCTTTGCCACTACCTATTCCAAGTGTTGGTTTTCTAACGATATTCCAATTGAGACTATAGTTGCAACTAAAGATATAGTTGGCCCTCAAGCCAATTATGTGATTGATCCTCCTACTGTGGATGAAAATGAACAACCTATTGAGCAGGTTCCACAAGTTCCTTTGAGGAGGTCGACTAGATAGAGAAGACCAACTATTAGTGATGATTTTCAAGTCTATCTCAGTGAAGATGCATATGATATTGGAGATATGGTTGATCCAAAGAGCTATTGGGAAGCTGTTTCTTGCCCCCAGTCATAGATGTGGAAGCGTGCAATGAATAAAAAGATGCAATCTATGTCAATTAATGGAGTTCCAAAGTTTGTTGAGTTGTCTAAAAACTGTAAGGCAATTGGTTATAAATGGGTCttcaagagaaagaaagactcAGATGGTAGCATTGAGAGATTCACGGCCAGACTGGTGCCAAAGGGTTTTACACAAAAAGATGGTGTTGACTTTAAAGAGACATTTTCACCTATGTCTACAAAGGATTCTTTCATAATCATTATGGCCCTCATAACTCACTTTGATTTGGAGTTTCACtaaatggatgtgaagacaaCTTTTCTGAATGGTGATTTGAGTGAGACAATATACATGCAACAACCTGAGGGTTTCCATGCTGGTGGTAGTGAGAACTTGGTATGTAAACTGAAGAGATCAatttatggcttgaaacaagcttcTTGATAGTGGTATCTAAAATTCGATGAAGTTGTTAATTCTATGGGATTTAAGGAGAATAAGGTTGATCAGTGCATGTACCTCAAGGTCAGTGGGAGCATATTTGTCTTCCTTGTGCTATATGtggatgatattttgttggctTATAATGACCTTAGAATGTTGCGTGAGATAAAACAGATGTTGACGAGATCCTTTGACATGAAAGATCTTGGTGAAGCTTCTTTTGTGTTAGGGATTGAGATTCACAGAGATAGATCACACCACACACTTGGGTTGTCTCAAAAGGCTTACACTAATAGAGTCTTAGAGAGACTCTATGAAAAAATTGTAAACATGGAGATGTTTCAGTTGTCAAAGGCGATAGATTGAGCATGGATCAATGTCTAAAGAATGATACTAAGCGAGCAGAGATGAAAGATAGGCCTTTTGGCAATGCTTTGGGCAGCCTTTTGTATGCTTAAGTGCGCACTAGGCCATACATTGCCTTTATAGTTGATGTTATTGGTAGATACCAGTCAAACCCTGGGAATGATCACCAAGTAGCTGCTAAAAAGGTGATGAGGTACTTGTAGAAGATCAAGGAGTATATGCTCGTGTATATGAGAGTTGACAACCTAGAGGTTGTGGGGTACACAAATTCAAATCTTGGTGGGTGCCCCAATAATAGGAAATCAACTTCTGGATTCATCTTCATGATGGCTAGAGGTGCGATATCCtggaaaaataagaaacaaactcTAGTTGCCTCTTATACCATGCAAGCAGAGTTCATTTCTTGTTATGTTGTTGCTACTCATGTTGTTTGGTTGAGGAATTTTGTGACAGGACTTCGCATAGTGGACTCCATTGCTAGGCCATTAAGGATTTTCTGTGTAAACAAAGTCGCAGTGTTTTATACGGAGAATAATAAGATCTCTAGTGGATATAAGCACTTGGAGTTGAAGTACATGACTGTCATAGATCTTGTGAAAGACGGTTCCATGGTAGTAGAGCATATGCACACAGATTCCATGCTAGCTAATCCCTTAACCAACAGACTTAGGTCTATTGCTTTCATTCGACATGTTGAAAACATGGGCATTTTGAGTTCTTTTGATATGCTTGGTAAGTGGGAGCTTTGGATTtatgttatttctttttatgttgttgactccttattttaaattttggggAATAATGTACTATTGACATTTTGCATTTGATTTGATGAATAAATGATGAGATGAATTTCATTGTGATACTTTTGTATGTGTATATcaaatgtgaaattaattaaaagcttGGTGCCTTTGGGATCACTATGGTGGTGATCGACACCAAAATTGGAGTTGAGGCATAATGATATCAAGCTCAGTGTCTTTGGGATCACTATGTCGGTGATTGACACTCGGATTGGAGCTGAGGCATAATGGTTTTAAGATAAACCATATAATTTCTCTAGCTTTTAGGCACTTGAGATAAATTGAGGACTAACGAAGAAAATGACAGTATAGCTTTGAAATCACATTGGCACATCATTTTCTTGCTACACTCCACATTGATGACTAGTTGACGGAGTCAGTGATATTTGTAACTATGGAAGGTGTTGCATCAATAAGGGATGTAATTACTGCCATGATCTGGTGTTACATGACTTTTGTTGGATGAAGATTAGGCGTGTGATCAAGTAGACGAAGCCTTGTCTTTTGGATTTCAGGTGATTGTCGTGTATACACGGACGTTTCTTTTGATCATGTGTTCAACAAGTAAATTTATTAGTGTTCTAAATTTCATATAAACTGTTTTATAagtaaaatttgagaaaaaattatttttgtaaaggCTCGATGTAACATTCCAAAAATTATCcaataattatttagataaagattatctaaatatatcttttagtaaaggaaaagatagattaaattattgtaatatattaggttgttatatttttttgaaaagatattagtataataatatattagattggttaaagataataataaataaagataataaaaataagagataaagaaaggttggttaaaaaaatctcaaaagatATAATATCAAACTAAGTACAACTCTTATATAAGGATAAACAGTTTCTTTTCCTAGAATCACACAAATAAACAGTCCCTCTTGACATTAGTGGGTTGCTCAAGgattaagaaaaatgaagaaaatggaaaaatttTGTTGAGACAAAGGTAATAAAGAACTCGAATGACTTGCTTCTAGAAGTGAGTAAAACAACCTTCTTCTAAACTttcatggtataattattttatgaacaATTTCTTCTACGGTTTCCTTGATATAAAGAACTCTGGAATTAACGGTGTTTTAGACGTTCacataatatcaaatatattttagaatggGTATAATTTCTTTAACTAATTGATTTGTACTATAGTGTTACACTAACATTTTCTCTCAAGACAACAAACttcaatgatattttaatttgttatacaGGGATGTgcgggagttcttttctcgttcAAATATTTGTGCCGATGAATGTAAATATAAGTCTAACTACTTTTGATTTATGTTGgactatattatatttaatttttgaataacaATGATAAAGGAAAATTTAGGGTACAAGTGTTACGAATAtgcacacgcacacacacacacactttgtGCCTTGTGCttgaatgataatattgatattaatatatttgtgtGTTTACTTAATTATAATTGTGAATGAAGCATTGTTCATATcatatattgataattttgaaatatatgataaataccTCCATATGGGATGGGAAGAAATTCTAAACACCTCCATCTATGATAGGGAATACCACTGCATGAAATATGAACTCATAGATCCTTTGAAGAATCTGAGATTCACCTTGGTTTTGGAAACCAAAGAATTGAGTCTTGTGATTATGGGAATCACTAAATTGtgtttgttatatttatttggaTGCGTTGAGGTGTTGtcgtttatttaaatttttatttattcagaaTGTTATGAATTgtgattattttaatatgatttttattggagtatatatctatatatatacatatataatcttattttaaattcattgcGGATACCATGACTAATTTTTTGGATTACCGTGCTAGCTGAGAACAACACTATTTACAAACACTTTAGGTTTGTTTTATTCATTGAGATTATCATctcattaaaaatgttattttcagAGCATGGGGAAGAAGCTGCTGAAATTAAGATGAAGACTTAATTACCTTTAGAtacatttttaacttttttagtaTTCAGAATAATATGCCGAATGTGGTTGATTACATTATACTTTTAGTGTTGGTTATTTTTAGATGCTCATATTTGAGAgtaatatttttacttatataaatacttatttatttgactttatttattatacatgagatatttttagattaatataattttgagattttatattctttttaatatgaGTTCAAATTTGGAACTTGGGTAGTATCCGGATGATTCAACCTTAACTTAGACATGTTAATCACTTTTGCTCAATCACTTTATTTAGGCACATGTTGTTTATggcttttacaaaataaaaataaaaaaattgtggaaaTAAGGGACTAAACACCCCTGATAGCATTAAAAACTACAAGAGAATGTAGTTGAAAATATAACGGTCATAACAACATGAGAAATACAAGCAGAGATAAAATCAAACACTCTAATGTGGCAATCTAAAGACAAGACATAATTAGTCATCCAATCTACAACTTGATTTGCTTCTCTCAACGCATGAGACCAATAAAAGATACCACCTTTCTACACAAACTCATTTATACTTTGTCTGATGCTAAAGCACGCATAAGAAGAGTACCAGCCATGCTTCAACATGTTGATAGCAATTTGAGAGTCTAACTTCACCTCACAATTGAAAATGACTTCAGTTGGAGTACAACCAAAGTCCCACATCATATAAGCAAGGGATGAAGCATGGGTTTACAAGGACAAACATGTCTCAATCGGTACGAGGTCTTTTGGAGGAAGTCAAAACCATGAATCTAACATTTAGATCAACCAATTGGTCAAAGAACtagaaaactaataaaaactggtaaaaaaataaaaaattctcaagTCATGTTTAATATGTCTTTcttgaaaaatcaaaatcaacctaaaatatgtcattttctctttttattctcAATGTAAACTTGTCACTGTTAATGAACATTGTTAGTTATTATTGAAACTTAGACCTTGGtgttatgatatatattttattcactTTTCTGTGTACtttaaatgttaaaaacttataaaatgatattttatttttagtttagtgTTACCAAATTATGATACTATATTtccttaaaattatttacatatcatttaattattattaacattattttaataGCAAAACAATCCTTTAAGTATGATTAAAGCATTGAACTAATGACTTGACTAGCATAGATATTTTTACACGGTCTTGTTTTTTTTGGTGCTACTAGGGACTAAAAGCCCAAACTAAAAACCACGAAATAAAGGAACTGAAAAACATCCACAACCATAGGAATCTAGATCCAAACTGGAGGAGAATGAAACACATAGAATTGATGTCGCAAATAAATCTATgatgataagtttattaaaaaaaaataattagttggtTGATGTAGTATCATTAcatcattttctgaaaaatatattcttagtttgtgttcaatatttttaataaatttaaaaaaaaatattaatttcataaattttcttttgaaaacaatttgGTAAAGggctaaattaaaatttcatcatcGTAATTTTTTTCTCGTTTTAGAATGATGTACTTTAATGTTAATTATCAAGAAATTCTAACAATTTGACTTTTAAATTGGCAGACAAATTTATTTCAGTAACctactataattttttaaatttagatgtattcatttgaatttattatatattttaaaaatttaataaacttgGTAAGATACAAGATATTATTggtaaattttctatttattcaatttattgaataattagATTTATATCTTTAGAGGTGTTAAGTAAtctaaatgttttaaattaaatcatttgaGATTTAAAACAGAACATCAACAactttcataaaattttatacataaCATTATTCATTGGGAACGAAAATGTAGAACATTCATAATTGTTAAAGTTGTTTGGTTTCACCTCATGCCTTTTTATATAGAGGTTACTTGGTAGGACTTCTGTTATGAGATTCGTAAGGATTTCATCTCTGTGAGAATAATTTAATGAGTCATACATTGATATTTATAGAGGTTGCTTGGTAAGATGTGGGTGATACATTAGTAGGGGTTCATTGGTTGGacatttatcatatattttttaaggttaCACCTCATGCCTTTTTTACTATAAGGTTGTTTAGGAGGACCcctttaagttttttaatatttaaatccaCAATTAGTAATTTATAATAGATTAGAGACTTGCTTGTACATTGTTTGTGTGTCGAACTATAACATGATATTAGTTAAATGCGGAATATCTTGAATGTTCTTAATAATTGTTGAAAGGGATGAATTGATTTATTGTTGAAATTAATTGACTTGTAtggataattgttttttttagctTACCCTTGCACTTTGATTGTTTGTATGACTGTAATGATTGTGAAATTGCGCTTGTAGGAGCAATTGTCGAGACGTTAGCACGTCGAAACCTtccatttttgagtttttgGAGGCTGCCATTGATCATAGCGAAGCAAGGCGAGTAGAGAGTGCACTACACTACAGATATGCTTATTATCGATGACCTAGTTGACATATCAGCTTTGACGATGATAATCGATGTGATGGTTGAATTCTGGCTTCCGATCGTTGAGTTGGGTTGAGAAGTATTTTATACCCCAGGAGAGACTTTTTCTTCTTACATCCAACATTTGTTCTTGTACACCTAACATTTAaggtaaaaagacaaaaacaccCTTACGTATAACCTatacagattgtcaatccgtaaggTCATGGACCTCCGTGTCAAGGTTGGCGGCAACAAAGGACGCACGCGGCATGAGGGGCAGGTGCAACGTGAGGAGGAGGCAAAGGGACTCGTCACGCGGCGTGAGCGAGAGACAAAGGGACCTCGTCACACGGTGTGAGGGGGAGGCAAAGGGACCTCAGAGTGAAGGTGACCTTAGCAGCCTCGTATCGAAGGTGACCAGAGGGAGGGCAATGACCATGAAGGAGGTGACAGTGCTACAATGCATCAGAGGTTGGAGCGGTGGTGGTGACGATGACGAGGAGGTAGCAGTGTTGCGGCACGATAGAGGTGGCATATGAAGGATTCGTCGTTACGGATTGTGAATCCATATGAAGAATtcatatggattgacaatctgtatgATTCTTACATATTTCGCCATTACGGATTATGAATCCGTACAAATTGACACTCCGTATGTTTTTAAAAAGGGGTCActttgaaaaaatgaagaattcTTGGGTGTACCAAAAAATGTTAGGTGTGCAAAGTAATTCTCCCAAGGTGACCATCAATGATGAGAGGAACCATACCCTAAAAGAAGTTGCTTAGTAGGACCTCTATCATGACATTTATCGGGGTTCAGTCTAATTgtaaaaatactaattacaaTTATGACTGTAATCAACAGTGATGGCACTAGTTGTGGTATCTAAGTGTGGTAATGGACAATTGTAATGATGGGTAGTGATGATTGTGACAATAGTGGTATTGGTGACTATTACTTAATATGCaaatagaaattgaaaatttgaggCGTAAAGTATGAAATTTAAAGTGACTTaatctaattttataatttcacatagTCATGAAAATAATTCTAATTCCAAAAGGATTTCCAAACATAAAACTCAGAATTAATGGGACCAGTTTAATTTCATGCTCAATTCTAGACGCCGAATGAACACCAAGTCCCTCCAAATTCTCCAAATATTACAggggagagaagttgaagagAGGGATTTTAGCTCCCTACACTACGCTCCAGACATGTTGGAAAGCACACGAGAGAAAGACAATTTTGGACTCCAAACTAAGATTTCTTCTTTTGGTAATgactaaactaaaattaatctcGAAAAACCTTCATAAGGAAGAAAATTGACCTTAAAGTTTACAAGAAATCTCAAgacaatatcatttttttaataaaaaaaatatgtaaagaaAACAGTTTACAAGAAATATTTCCTTTTGAGAAATTTTCACACAAGCTAAACTCGTGCACTATACAAAAACCAGTGATATTGTCACTTAAGTAACAAGCTCAGATGGTAGCCGGTATTTCTGCCGGAGAGAGGACTTGCttcaaatcaaatatatgataaaataaaagaccAAGGTCAATTTACATTATAATTAATCAGAATATAATAATGCATCACCAATCCTCCAcgattaaaaacaaatttgattaACAGCATCTCTGCAAGAAAAGCTTCTTCATTTCCATGGTTCAGTTCGCGGAAGATATTTGATGAGGTCACTAGtaaagagaaaaacttcttAGTCTCTGCCAACCCACGAGATGCTTTggaacataaaaagaaaaaaaaatatgcaccaaaaaaaaaagattactgttttcttttagtattttttttacttgcaaTTCCTTCTAGTTATTAgcttataaaaacaataaagagaGAACTAATTCCGACTTTGCAATATTCAAGAGAAAACCACTTCAAAATGCTATTATATAAATGAGGTGAAAACTATATGTTAAAAGCAAATCACAAGAATAACAAGTAGAAAATACAATACATACATATCGGGGACGACCAAAACTTCTTCAGGAACTTGAATGTTGATCAATCATTCTCGCACCTACGTAGTACGCCTTCAACTGAGAGGAGACAACTCCAGAGAAGTAAGCATTGACGTTTCCTGTTGAAATGATGCACCTATATTGACATTTAATGTTGGAGAAACATTTGCATACTTCACTTTCATACCTTGACATACTTGTCAACATAACCCTGCATAAAATGTAGGGAATGGAACATCATTAAAAGCAATTTGAATATTAACGCTTAGGCATATTGTTATCCTCAAATCAACTTTCCTATTCTGACAAGTAATCTATAATGTTTTGGTAAAACAATTCTTGTATAATGCTTCCCATCTCCAACtcctttattaaaaataaaagaaaaaggtagtTGCTTGCATATAAAAATCATTGGAAGATAGACCACTGATGAAGTTCAATAGAACACTAAAACCTGTCTTACAGATACATGCAGACAAACTATCTTGAGTTTTGGATCTATGTAACCAGTAAGTAACACAGATCAGCACAGAAGCAAATTTCCAGTTAAAATCACTGAAGGAAACATTTAAAATGCAGTTAAAATCACAGTACCGACCCTTTCAAACAAGTTACAAAgaattcttctttttcatttaaatacaCTTATATTTCAAGACAAAAAGGTAAGTTTCTGCATCAAGCCTCGCATCATTTTGTCAGTGACAGagatttgtttataaaatagacCTTTATTAACTCTCAGCAAAGCTTCATGTAGGGATGCAAACATACAAAACCAAACACAGCAGCTATGAGCTAATCAATTACCATCACAAGTTTAGTCAACTTTCGCTGTGATGAATCAATATATTGACTTATCTTCACTTGGGACTTGGGTACACGGTGGCCTTTCATGGCTCCTGACACTTTATCCACAGTCTTTTTCACAATGGTTTTGAAAGCCACCTTACTCATATTACCTTGCCGCCATGATGGTTTCAAAACCTCCTTTACAAAATTCGCAATGGAAACTTTGAACAATTTCATCGATCTGGAATCcttactcttttttcttttcccaggAGACTTGACCTGATTAATCTCAACCTCCCCTGAAGTCATTTTTGCAACATCCACATCATCACTTAGGCTCTCATTTTCAACAGCACCTACTTCTGCATCTGCTGTTTCACCATATTCATCATTATTTTGAGAAGTGGTAGAGGCAACAGCCCCAACCTCCTCGTGCTTGTTCTTCTCATCCGAGTCCAAAGACATGTAAGAACTTTTGGGCCTTAGGCTGATGTTGGATTCACCTGTAACTTCCTTCTTCtgatcaaaatcattttttttcagaGAAGAGGATGATGGTTCAATGCTGTCAAAAAGTGGGTCATATTGGTCACCACCAGACCTAGGTAAAATCTGACCAAGAGCTCTAGCTGATTTTGATGAGGAAGCTGACTGTCTTGATCCAACCCCACCACCATCTTCCCCATTCACAGGAGTATGGTTCAATATTGAAGAAGCATAATTGTTACCATGGATTATTTCATTTTCCTGTCTAAAAATACTTGAACTGAATTTGAAAGTTAGTGGTTTCTCAAAGGTTGATGCATAAGGATTATAGTGAGCAGATATTCTTGATCCCCCAAAAGATGGAAGAGAAGTTGAATGATTGCTATCCAGAAAATCAGGTGGATATCTTGAAGCAGTAGCATTCTCCCCAGGCACACCCAAATTAGCCTCGGAAACAGAacattgaaaattatatattgattgttgcttctgtGATAATGAATCAATGTGGGAAGATGTCATATGATGTCCTTCAGGAGGCAACTTGCCACCCAGACTAGGTTGTAGTCTGTTCACATCCACCTTCCAGGAAAATTGATTTGGTTGAGGCTGCAGGCTGCCAAATGATGGGGtacttgaaaattttgaatcctGCATAGGAAGTTGATTATGAAAGTCATCTCTATTGAGATTAGAGCCTGAAGGTAATTGACTAGCTGGTTTCCCCTGAGGGAGATGCTTTGGAGAGAAAGGTTCTGTAAGCATGAAAGCTCGTGAATGATCCTGCATTGGAGGGTATGCTTGATCCAGAAATTCAGAATTCTGAGAACCAGTTGGTAACCCAGGCTTCATGGAAGTCTGAAAAACAAAGTCAGTTCTTGAATGCAATTGACTCTGATTGAATTCAGAAGAAATATATGATTTTCCAACTCCTGAGTTTAAACTGGAATCATACACCGCTCTtggtggtggcggtggtggCAGGGGCAAGGATGTCCAAGAGCTATTAGGTGGTACATTGAAGTGAGCATTCTGCATGTGTAATGGAGCTGGATAAGGTTCATACTTTTCTCTGGTAGTGGATTGGAAAGGAATGAATGCACTTTGTTGCATCACACCATACTGCCTAAAAATTTGAGGCATATGCACAGGATTTTCACCCTGGAAATGTGAAACAGCAGAAGCAGGCAACTGGTAAGTATGAAGTGGAAATTCCCCTGAAGAACCACTCTGTGGAGGTAACTCTTTAGAAGCCTGACAGTGCAATGAAGGCTGCTCTGATGTGACACATTGCCCAACAGAACTAGTGGCTGATTGTTGCTGAGTCGATGACAACAATGGTAACGGTTTACTACCAGGAGCTTCATTAACACTAGCAGAAACAATTGATCTTCTATCAGGTGATGAACCGGTCACAAAGGATGCATTTACATGCTGAGATGCATAACCAGAATGTTCTGGAATTCCAACAGCTGCAACATTGAGTTGCATTTGCTGAACAAATGAACCATCTTCTGAGGGAATGGCATCTTTATATGTACCAGATGGTTTAGAAGCATCACCACTGCCTAAAGCTTCAGGGTGAAAACCATCAACTAAGTTTTGCTGATGAGAATCCCCTGCTTTCAAACCATCATTTTCAAGGATTAAAGTCTTAGGCTCCTCCCTCACTACTATGGTTTCCTGCTTTTCAGGAGCAACCTCTCTGATATATTCAGATTTACTTAGATTGCTATTAACTGAATGACCATCAAGATGAATAGTAGTTGATGCACCAGCATGCCTCCATGAatcatcttttttcttcattactTCCTGGCTAGTTACATTCTGGCAAAGATCCACATCCTGACTTCTGACTCCATCACGCTCATTAACCAACACTTTAGAAGAAATACTCTTCATGTCTCCATTAATCTTAGATTCTTTTGCATGAGAACTGGCTTCCAGATCATGTTTATTCCTATAGTGCCTTGAAGTAGCATTCATGTCAGATTCATGGTGAATGTACTTGCAAGATGCTCCTCGATAGCACTTTCCTCGAAGGAAGTCCAAGCACTGATCCTTGTCCTTTTTCACATTCTCACCACGAAAGTCACCTGAACGTCTTGAGATTGGAGACCTACTCCTGCTTCTTCGGTGCCGGGGAGACCAGctgaaaccaaaaaatattgaaaattctATATAGTATTTCTTCACAGAGATAATTTAAGATATCAAGAAACAAGATTCAAAATGTAAAGAAAGATAATAAATCCTCATTAGCAGGAGGTTTTTTGTTCAATCCATACAACAAATAACCTAGGAAAGGAAGACTAGTGCAAACTAAAGAAAATTGTTTGTTTGGGGACAAGATTCATAGGGACATCCTACAAAGCACAACAGCGGTACATACCTGTGAGACCTGTTTCTTTTATCCCTTCTCCTCCGGGGACTCCTCCTATTCCTCCTACTCCTCCTGTCTGGAGGAGACCGGCTGCGACTCCAGCTTCTATCTCTTTTGTTTAGTCTCCTTGTCCGATGATAGTGTGAATTATCAGAGTCACTATCTGTAAGACCTTCTTTGAGATGTCTTCCGAATTCATCAACTTTCAGAACATTTGGTTCCAACTTTGAGGTTTTCCCCTCATCTTCCTTTTCAGTATTACCACTTTTACTACTACTGTCAATGCCAGTACTCTCTAATCCATCTTTGCCCTTTAAAGCAGACACTTGATTTTCAAGGTTATGCTCACTAGACCAGCGTGAGACAGATTTTTTACTGTAAGGGGTTTTCTTAGACTCTTGTAATAAATGTGGAGCTATTTCTAAATCACCCTGCGATTTTCTGGAGAGCGGCCCAAAGCCCTTTTGGGCACTGAAGGGACTCTTAGATCCAATGTCAGTCTCCACATAACTCCCAGAATCTTTATGAGCAGCTGAAACACCAGTGTCAGCACCTCCTGAGACTGTGAAAACATTAGCATCTGCAGCATTGCCTTCTTCTTCATTATCTGAAGTGTCATCAGAAGCATAATCTTGAAGAAGTCTTATTGGGCTACCACTCCTTATGAGTTGCCCAGAATCTCTATCAGTAGCAGTGGTTTCATTGTGATCAGAAGTACCAGTACGTGTGAAATCATCATCTACAGGAGCTGTAGATTTTTCCAAAGCTGTGCCCAGCGGTAATTCAGCCACTTTAGTGGAGTCATTCACAGGACTACAAACCTTGGTAACTGATCTTACAGATTTCATGTGCTCTGATCCAGATAAAGTCTCTGGTCCTGTATTTATTAAAGAGATTTATTAACACCAACAAAATTCTTTGAATAAAGCCATATATTAGAGAGTTAACTCTGGAATGAATTTGACATCAAATAACAAAGTGGACTCTCTTAATATTCTACCACTTCTGAATTCTGATGAACTACGTCAAAAACGACATAAAAAGTAATTTCTTCTGAATGTATTCCACATGCAATGATCATGAACAATGACTTGCTATACCTATCCtctttttcaattatataaaaagaaatatagttAATCACTTCAAacttattgaaattatttaatgaaatgaaACAAATTGGACAAAACAAAATCCTACAGTGgatattaaatgaaattttgtatTATGAATAATTACTGCAATCCATGCACTGCATAAAATCTG comes from the Glycine soja cultivar W05 chromosome 6, ASM419377v2, whole genome shotgun sequence genome and includes:
- the LOC114416632 gene encoding uncharacterized protein LOC114416632 → MYNQVNRGSNFGQSSVPPVLPPPPPPQYQQAPPHFHQFPPPPRPPSNTGGPPLPPPPPNIGGPPPPPPPPHNVYLPGPPPPPTSSSAVPLNLAVQGSHSVMPNAGRSYAVPSQLHLGNTMGPQTSWAPVPPTRVLPPPPPPPSVSQGQIFYNPPFHRPRLQPGDVQNLHNAPPPPPPSVYFHSTVGNYHVPSGVPPPLPSSPPPVLPAPPPVTSASPNAARTDDPHSVKVSGLESKAVDLVDGVVASHPSGLVPVHDSDSNWDGASCREVAGAGRDEDLPPPKPTKEKTLEKIEALCQLIAEKGADIEDKIRQDEFQNPEYAFLFGGDPGTEAAISHTYFLWMKKKYNLDTGWHEKKRQSDIVYSSGEQYHLHVTTVSADSDMEMEDDITLSDKDLGSNYATEVLTHQHNRDDEVFSVNQNIKKLQNLTENCPAQDISSCSASYFGSMGVSKQNEGPETLSGSEHMKSVRSVTKVCSPVNDSTKVAELPLGTALEKSTAPVDDDFTRTGTSDHNETTATDRDSGQLIRSGSPIRLLQDYASDDTSDNEEEGNAADANVFTVSGGADTGVSAAHKDSGSYVETDIGSKSPFSAQKGFGPLSRKSQGDLEIAPHLLQESKKTPYSKKSVSRWSSEHNLENQVSALKGKDGLESTGIDSSSKSGNTEKEDEGKTSKLEPNVLKVDEFGRHLKEGLTDSDSDNSHYHRTRRLNKRDRSWSRSRSPPDRRSRRNRRSPRRRRDKRNRSHSWSPRHRRSRSRSPISRRSGDFRGENVKKDKDQCLDFLRGKCYRGASCKYIHHESDMNATSRHYRNKHDLEASSHAKESKINGDMKSISSKVLVNERDGVRSQDVDLCQNVTSQEVMKKKDDSWRHAGASTTIHLDGHSVNSNLSKSEYIREVAPEKQETIVVREEPKTLILENDGLKAGDSHQQNLVDGFHPEALGSGDASKPSGTYKDAIPSEDGSFVQQMQLNVAAVGIPEHSGYASQHVNASFVTGSSPDRRSIVSASVNEAPGSKPLPLLSSTQQQSATSSVGQCVTSEQPSLHCQASKELPPQSGSSGEFPLHTYQLPASAVSHFQGENPVHMPQIFRQYGVMQQSAFIPFQSTTREKYEPYPAPLHMQNAHFNVPPNSSWTSLPLPPPPPPRAVYDSSLNSGVGKSYISSEFNQSQLHSRTDFVFQTSMKPGLPTGSQNSEFLDQAYPPMQDHSRAFMLTEPFSPKHLPQGKPASQLPSGSNLNRDDFHNQLPMQDSKFSSTPSFGSLQPQPNQFSWKVDVNRLQPSLGGKLPPEGHHMTSSHIDSLSQKQQSIYNFQCSVSEANLGVPGENATASRYPPDFLDSNHSTSLPSFGGSRISAHYNPYASTFEKPLTFKFSSSIFRQENEIIHGNNYASSILNHTPVNGEDGGGVGSRQSASSSKSARALGQILPRSGGDQYDPLFDSIEPSSSSLKKNDFDQKKEVTGESNISLRPKSSYMSLDSDEKNKHEEVGAVASTTSQNNDEYGETADAEVGAVENESLSDDVDVAKMTSGEVEINQVKSPGKRKKSKDSRSMKLFKVSIANFVKEVLKPSWRQGNMSKVAFKTIVKKTVDKVSGAMKGHRVPKSQVKISQYIDSSQRKLTKLVMGYVDKYVKV